The following are from one region of the Cloacibacterium sp. TD35 genome:
- a CDS encoding class I lanthipeptide has protein sequence MKKKKLTLNKEKVTKLTKDRSAIIQGGNERPTGSAYSTNNGFTCCWCTTGDDTKDSWNTCTSQDITKIE, from the coding sequence ATGAAAAAGAAAAAATTAACATTAAACAAAGAGAAAGTAACCAAATTAACAAAAGATCGATCTGCCATCATTCAAGGTGGAAACGAGCGACCGACAGGTTCTGCGTATAGTACAAATAATGGCTTTACATGTTGTTGGTGTACTACTGGTGATGACACTAAGGATTCTTGGAATACATGTACATCACAAGATATTACAAAGATAGAATAA
- a CDS encoding lanthionine synthetase C family protein, protein MKIEEKIYEIENSIYINWKKQPFRSDISLMTGLSGIPLFYYMLYLYSDEKKYLEYIEKIIEYIFEHINESDQKIGTTFSSGVSGIGFMLNILEKTGNFKNLDLEDNLLIIDEILLDTVDYFLSYIDNLEHKQKVEQIDFLHGVLGIAYYTLERFEKISEKNKIVSLFEKISEIIISDGQNAYDLRDVTEISESFQKTNLGLAHGHVSYILILIKFLEKFPQNLKVREALIESTNTILLFENDNDKSFCKFPSIAVNKKTAFYNIHLGWCYGDQSVSYALYKAGNLLKDDFLIDKSNQIALSTLKRNDIESALINKDRYDAGFCHGTASVAYNHCKWYKITKDKNFEDLYVKFTKETLLKAKYDDGLAGFMKYNGEGELVQAIGILDGITGIGVFLLDNILKEKSNFNWQSIFLLE, encoded by the coding sequence ATGAAAATTGAAGAAAAAATTTATGAAATAGAAAATTCTATATATATAAATTGGAAAAAACAACCATTTAGAAGTGACATTTCATTAATGACAGGTTTAAGCGGAATTCCTTTATTTTATTATATGCTTTATTTATATAGTGATGAAAAAAAATATTTAGAGTATATTGAAAAAATAATTGAATATATTTTTGAACATATAAATGAAAGTGATCAAAAAATTGGAACAACTTTTAGCTCTGGTGTTTCAGGTATTGGTTTCATGCTAAATATTTTAGAAAAAACTGGTAACTTTAAAAATTTAGATTTAGAGGATAATTTATTAATAATTGATGAGATATTGCTGGATACAGTAGATTATTTTCTTTCCTATATTGACAATTTAGAGCATAAACAAAAGGTTGAACAGATTGATTTTCTACATGGTGTTTTAGGTATAGCCTATTATACATTAGAAAGATTCGAAAAAATTTCTGAAAAAAACAAAATTGTTTCTTTATTTGAAAAAATTTCTGAAATAATTATATCTGACGGACAAAATGCTTATGATCTGAGAGATGTAACTGAAATTTCTGAAAGTTTTCAGAAAACTAACTTAGGTTTAGCACATGGACATGTTTCTTATATATTAATTTTAATAAAATTTTTAGAAAAATTCCCTCAGAATTTAAAAGTTCGTGAAGCGCTTATTGAAAGTACAAATACAATATTATTATTTGAAAACGATAATGATAAAAGTTTTTGCAAATTTCCAAGTATTGCAGTAAATAAAAAAACGGCTTTTTATAACATTCATTTAGGATGGTGTTATGGTGATCAATCTGTTTCTTACGCATTATATAAAGCTGGAAATTTGTTAAAAGATGATTTCTTAATTGATAAGTCAAATCAAATTGCTTTATCTACATTAAAAAGAAATGATATTGAGTCCGCTTTAATTAATAAAGATAGATATGATGCTGGATTTTGTCATGGTACAGCAAGTGTTGCGTACAATCATTGTAAATGGTATAAAATTACTAAAGATAAAAATTTTGAAGATCTTTATGTGAAATTTACAAAAGAAACCCTTTTAAAAGCTAAATATGATGATGGTTTAGCTGGGTTTATGAAATATAATGGAGAAGGAGAGTTAGTTCAAGCGATAGGGATCTTAGACGGAATTACTGGCATAGGTGTTTTTTTATTAGATAATATTTTAAAAGAAAAATCTAATTTTAATTGGCAATCTATATTCTTATTAGAATAA
- a CDS encoding thiopeptide-type bacteriocin biosynthesis protein, which translates to MKRLNVYNIIGGEWIYYKIYVGTKSADDILNNTIFSFANEMIEKKIINHWFFIRYNDPKFHLRIRFNCDIKNLGSILVAMHGLLSPLIEEFIIWKVQIDTYNREIERYGLNTMEFSEKVFYYDTLMVSKFLYNFKDENLRWLFALKSIDSFLDLFKYELVEKINLMEILSTSFKNEIGTSKILNSNLSDKYRKNRTLIENAIEEKNENKDLYKIIYSRNINISNEPVFSNFNKLLEVPLNSFISSHIHMTMNRVFKSKNRIHEMVCYDFLCRYYKSKMAIERKNQC; encoded by the coding sequence ATGAAAAGATTAAATGTTTATAATATTATAGGTGGTGAATGGATTTATTATAAAATATATGTAGGTACAAAATCAGCTGATGATATACTTAATAATACCATTTTTAGTTTTGCAAATGAAATGATAGAAAAAAAAATAATTAATCATTGGTTTTTTATTCGATATAATGATCCAAAATTTCATTTAAGAATCAGATTTAATTGTGATATAAAAAATTTAGGTAGTATATTAGTCGCTATGCATGGTTTGTTAAGTCCATTAATTGAGGAATTTATTATCTGGAAGGTACAAATTGATACTTATAATAGAGAAATTGAGAGGTATGGATTAAATACAATGGAGTTTTCAGAGAAAGTTTTTTATTACGACACATTAATGGTATCAAAATTTTTATACAATTTTAAAGATGAAAATTTAAGGTGGCTTTTTGCATTAAAATCTATTGATTCTTTTTTAGACTTATTTAAATACGAGTTGGTTGAAAAAATTAATTTAATGGAGATTTTAAGTACATCTTTTAAAAATGAAATAGGTACATCAAAAATTCTAAATTCTAATTTAAGTGACAAATACAGGAAGAATAGAACACTGATAGAAAATGCTATAGAAGAAAAAAATGAGAACAAGGATTTATATAAAATAATTTATAGTAGAAACATTAATATTTCCAATGAACCTGTTTTTTCAAATTTTAATAAATTATTAGAAGTTCCTTTAAACAGCTTTATTTCTAGCCATATTCACATGACTATGAATCGTGTTTTTAAATCAAAAAATAGAATACATGAAATGGTTTGTTATGATTTTTTATGTCGCTATTATAAGTCTAAAATGGCAATTGAGAGAAAAAACCAATGTTAA
- a CDS encoding class I lanthipeptide translates to MKKKKLTLNKEKVTKLTKEQSSLIQGGGSQKSTNHDFTCCLCTGGDDGPKPWTVEAIG, encoded by the coding sequence ATGAAAAAGAAAAAATTAACATTAAACAAAGAGAAAGTAACCAAACTTACAAAAGAACAATCTTCTTTAATACAAGGAGGTGGTTCACAAAAAAGTACAAATCATGATTTTACATGTTGTCTTTGTACAGGAGGTGATGATGGACCTAAACCATGGACGGTAGAAGCAATTGGCTAA
- a CDS encoding class I lanthipeptide — protein MKKKKLTLNKEKVTKLTKEQSSLIQGGGSQKSTNHDFTCCLCTGGDYEPSRTSCLSTEELAN, from the coding sequence ATGAAAAAGAAAAAATTAACATTAAACAAAGAGAAAGTAACCAAACTTACAAAAGAACAATCTTCTTTAATACAAGGAGGTGGTTCACAAAAAAGTACAAATCATGATTTTACATGTTGTCTTTGTACAGGAGGTGATTATGAACCTTCAAGAACTTCTTGTTTGTCAACAGAAGAATTAGCAAATTAG
- a CDS encoding GLPGLI family protein translates to MKNSIVLFTVIISNFIFSQTYRFIYDVESRKDSTLTLITKENYHLDINGEEVNYYTRDFFIADSLIINNLPFSQNIKLNTSNIVSHKKGNNNFEEYDIIENIVLNLKTIDTQDWILTNEKKTINGLSIQKATTKWGGRNWIAWFTESIPFQEGPYKFHGLPGLIVELEDIKGNYKFSLVKSENLKNNYVNQFIDMSKKLSVSVNWEKYKSIKLSYYSSPIGFIRNNVGASIGSDIFLNDGTKVNKVNEREKNENLRSLIKKYNNPIDLNKSIKY, encoded by the coding sequence ATGAAAAATAGTATTGTTTTATTTACAGTAATCATTAGTAACTTTATATTTTCTCAAACATATCGCTTTATCTATGATGTAGAATCCAGAAAAGATTCAACATTAACTTTAATTACTAAGGAAAATTATCATTTAGATATTAATGGTGAGGAAGTAAATTATTATACAAGAGATTTTTTTATCGCAGATTCTCTAATAATTAATAATCTTCCTTTCTCCCAAAATATAAAACTCAACACTTCAAATATTGTATCACATAAAAAAGGTAACAATAATTTTGAAGAATATGATATAATTGAAAATATTGTGTTAAATCTAAAAACTATAGACACTCAAGATTGGATACTTACAAATGAAAAAAAGACAATCAACGGATTATCTATACAAAAAGCTACAACAAAATGGGGTGGCAGAAATTGGATTGCTTGGTTTACAGAATCAATACCATTTCAAGAAGGACCATATAAATTTCATGGTTTACCAGGGTTAATAGTTGAATTAGAAGATATTAAAGGGAACTATAAATTTTCTTTAGTCAAATCTGAAAATTTAAAAAATAATTATGTTAATCAATTTATAGACATGTCAAAAAAATTGAGTGTATCTGTAAACTGGGAAAAATATAAGTCTATAAAGCTTTCATACTATTCTTCGCCAATTGGTTTTATTAGAAATAATGTTGGGGCGTCTATTGGTTCGGATATTTTTTTAAATGATGGAACCAAAGTAAATAAGGTAAATGAAAGAGAAAAAAATGAAAATTTGAGATCTTTAATTAAAAAATATAATAATCCAATTGATTTAAATAAATCTATCAAGTATTAA
- a CDS encoding lantibiotic dehydratase family protein has translation MKKEKYIPTNKYILRTPLLPINYFFDLSSSPDIISDEKFKEILKDKKIIEGIFLASPTLYFQIEKFLKDEITSIDKKERLKNSVLKYISRMCSRCTPYGLFAGCSVGEYSDLTNILLSNNQKYMRHTRLDMNYVVFLSYEMLKNDDIKKKLKFFPNSSLYKVNDKYRYIEYYYKKNNRHYDIVAVEASQYLDKIIQNSKNGLFIEEAIALITDKDIDNETAYEFIEELIDSQVLVSELEPSVTGTEFFSQLRNILNERAPNNLYLNFINTIEEKLKNIDLNIGNDINEYIDISQIIQEREDYKYDLKYLFQCDLVLSNEQNTINRIITKEVLSTIYFLNKIRKKRNKSNLDNFKESFYERYEGHEVPILQVLDPEIGIGYGKNSQSNDDNPLIDDLFISQPFDYKDAQEIKWSTIDKIIQKKIIKSIELHQQVIKIDDSDFSFLPDISIDELPDTISFMLEIIKEENNHKIKFSGGGGGSGANLLARFCHADQKIHEYVNEIISIENNSDKIIAEIVHLPEARVGNILSRPDLRSFEIPYLARSLKPKENQISLDDITVSIKNNKIFLKSKLYNKEIIPKLTNAHNYSNSNSLPIYNFLCDLQSQSVNNLTGVFFDLSVFENLYKFIPRIEYNNVILSYATWILEADDYKSLINSKNIVDLKYEIEKLKSKFNLPDYILLSDGDNELLINTNNISYVKMFVDVIKNRLFIKLNEFIFLSKDSIVKDKKGNHFTNEVIMTFTKINDKK, from the coding sequence ATGAAAAAGGAAAAATATATCCCTACTAACAAATATATATTACGAACCCCTCTTTTACCAATTAATTATTTTTTTGACTTATCATCTTCCCCAGATATAATTTCTGATGAAAAGTTTAAAGAGATTTTAAAAGATAAAAAGATAATTGAAGGTATTTTTTTGGCTTCTCCAACATTATATTTTCAAATTGAAAAGTTTCTAAAAGATGAAATTACAAGTATAGATAAAAAAGAACGTTTAAAGAATAGCGTACTAAAATATATTTCTCGCATGTGTTCACGTTGCACACCTTACGGATTATTTGCAGGGTGTTCTGTCGGTGAGTATTCAGATTTAACTAATATTTTACTGAGTAACAATCAAAAATATATGCGCCACACAAGACTTGATATGAATTATGTTGTATTTCTTTCTTATGAAATGCTAAAAAATGATGATATAAAAAAGAAACTTAAATTTTTTCCTAATTCAAGTCTTTATAAGGTAAACGATAAATATAGATATATTGAATATTATTATAAAAAAAATAATAGGCATTATGATATTGTTGCTGTAGAAGCATCTCAATATCTTGATAAAATCATCCAAAATAGTAAGAATGGTTTATTTATTGAAGAAGCTATAGCATTGATTACTGACAAGGACATAGATAATGAAACAGCATATGAATTTATTGAAGAGCTAATTGACTCTCAAGTATTAGTCAGTGAATTAGAGCCTTCAGTAACTGGCACGGAATTTTTTTCTCAATTACGCAATATATTAAATGAAAGAGCCCCCAATAATTTATATTTAAATTTCATAAATACCATTGAGGAAAAATTAAAAAATATTGACTTGAACATTGGAAATGATATTAATGAATATATTGACATAAGTCAAATTATTCAAGAAAGAGAAGACTATAAATATGATTTAAAATATTTATTTCAATGTGATTTAGTGTTATCAAACGAACAAAATACAATTAATAGGATTATTACTAAAGAAGTGCTGAGCACTATTTATTTTTTAAATAAAATTAGAAAAAAAAGAAATAAAAGTAATTTAGACAATTTTAAGGAATCCTTTTATGAAAGATATGAAGGTCATGAAGTACCTATTTTACAAGTTTTGGACCCAGAAATAGGAATAGGATATGGCAAAAATTCTCAATCAAATGATGATAATCCTTTAATAGATGATCTGTTTATTTCTCAACCTTTTGATTATAAAGATGCTCAAGAAATTAAATGGTCAACTATTGATAAAATAATCCAAAAGAAAATAATTAAAAGTATTGAACTACATCAACAAGTAATTAAAATTGATGACAGTGATTTTTCTTTTTTACCTGACATCTCAATTGATGAATTACCTGATACAATTTCTTTCATGTTAGAGATTATTAAAGAGGAAAACAATCACAAGATTAAATTCAGTGGTGGGGGCGGAGGAAGTGGAGCAAATTTGCTTGCTAGGTTTTGTCATGCGGATCAAAAAATTCATGAATATGTAAATGAAATAATAAGCATTGAGAATAATAGTGATAAAATAATAGCAGAAATTGTTCATTTACCTGAGGCTAGAGTTGGAAATATTCTTTCAAGACCAGATTTAAGAAGTTTTGAAATTCCCTATCTAGCTAGATCATTAAAGCCAAAAGAGAATCAAATTTCTTTGGACGATATTACGGTGTCAATTAAAAATAATAAGATTTTTTTAAAATCTAAGTTATATAACAAAGAAATTATACCTAAATTAACCAATGCACATAATTACTCTAATTCTAATTCTCTACCTATCTATAACTTTTTATGCGATTTGCAGTCGCAGTCAGTAAATAATTTAACTGGGGTTTTCTTTGATTTAAGTGTTTTTGAAAATTTATATAAATTTATACCAAGAATAGAGTACAATAATGTTATTTTATCATATGCTACATGGATTTTAGAAGCTGATGATTATAAATCACTAATTAATTCAAAAAATATAGTTGATTTAAAATACGAAATAGAAAAATTGAAATCGAAATTTAATTTACCAGATTATATCCTTTTATCAGATGGTGATAATGAACTTTTGATAAATACAAATAATATAAGTTATGTAAAGATGTTTGTTGATGTAATTAAAAACCGATTATTTATTAAACTAAATGAGTTTATATTCCTAAGCAAAGATTCAATAGTAAAAGATAAAAAAGGAAATCATTTTACAAATGAAGTAATTATGACATTTACAAAAATCAATGATAAAAAATGA
- a CDS encoding class I lanthipeptide has product MKKKKLTLNKEKITKLTKEQSASIQGGGSDSSTWHDFTCCWCTSGSAGPSKTNNCPVDPMTPTYQEQIN; this is encoded by the coding sequence ATGAAAAAGAAAAAACTAACATTAAACAAAGAGAAAATTACAAAACTTACAAAAGAACAATCTGCTTCAATTCAAGGAGGAGGTTCAGATAGTAGCACATGGCACGATTTTACTTGTTGTTGGTGTACTAGTGGTAGTGCTGGACCATCTAAAACAAATAATTGTCCAGTAGATCCTATGACTCCAACTTATCAAGAGCAAATAAACTAA